A stretch of the Marivirga tractuosa DSM 4126 genome encodes the following:
- a CDS encoding DNA polymerase III subunit psi, with product MEIEKDYLAQLFNGDQLYVFKDDSDKVVYAAETESPASDEVKEPQSEIKSQPKVEEPKKAQKEVVILVNQNLGSHERDTLNKLLKAINIEEGQYEIIHEHPEQLKAIQHLKLFLSFHNQFVQSSEYSILKINKGNAIYAHDLAELNQDTTKKVMLWNLLKTIV from the coding sequence ATGGAAATAGAAAAAGACTACTTAGCTCAACTATTTAATGGTGATCAACTATACGTTTTCAAAGATGATAGCGATAAAGTAGTATATGCTGCGGAAACCGAAAGTCCTGCTTCAGACGAAGTTAAGGAGCCTCAAAGTGAAATTAAGTCACAACCCAAGGTTGAAGAGCCTAAGAAAGCACAAAAGGAAGTTGTTATTTTGGTGAATCAAAATTTAGGTAGTCATGAAAGAGATACACTTAATAAATTATTAAAAGCTATAAATATAGAAGAAGGTCAATATGAAATCATTCATGAGCACCCAGAGCAATTGAAAGCTATTCAGCATTTGAAGTTATTCCTTTCTTTTCATAACCAGTTTGTACAGTCCTCCGAATACTCAATTCTTAAAATAAATAAAGGCAATGCGATCTATGCACATGATCTTGCTGAACTTAATCAAGACACTACTAAAAAAGTTATGCTTTGGAACTTGCTTAAAACTATTGTTTAA
- a CDS encoding 2TM domain-containing protein: protein MENRDEELWKLAEARVGFKRHLTTYLSVNILVWLLWYFTGSFGSSYGDFFLPWPAWMTLGWGIGIVLHFFGVYVNNSYNSVEREYEKLKGKK from the coding sequence ATGGAAAACAGAGATGAAGAATTATGGAAACTAGCTGAAGCTAGAGTTGGATTTAAACGACACCTAACAACTTACCTTTCGGTGAATATATTAGTTTGGTTGTTATGGTATTTTACAGGAAGTTTCGGGAGTAGTTATGGCGATTTCTTTCTTCCCTGGCCTGCATGGATGACATTGGGGTGGGGAATAGGTATAGTGTTACATTTCTTCGGAGTGTATGTTAACAATTCTTACAATTCTGTTGAACGAGAATACGAAAAATTAAAAGGAAAAAAATAG
- a CDS encoding TonB-dependent receptor, with amino-acid sequence MMKKLLCLIGLFFTLNSVLGQISISGKIVSNDEPLPGAHIWMKSNYNINAVTNSNGYFKIAGLNIGDTLVCSFIGYKERILIVAEQDDNVLINMEPFSQQLEIVEVKASVLGAENFAFEKLKPLDIYTNPNSKADALVAINTQMSSTTKDENAAVAFRGASPQQTGYFLNGVPVKNPVKYAQLTNTGTLSIFNTDFLKSATVFPGNPPVEYGQATSGTVVLELADRFPDYWQHTASISMANLGYSARGKLGEKSNLGVFGNYQFDEILKGVNTRNFEDINSFNAYEGGALFTTHQSWGSLKIYQYGLVDSYNFNFEHPSYQDGFLQNAERSITTAQWIQDFGAWQASVVAGNSFSQNHYHFGNLEYSLQNNDPYASANFTYSKEGDVFKTGYAYWNQNSRFQGRVPAFAYALAPEHPSTAIDSKEQLQSHEYYLYGRKKWGEHAFGLGMRTAYIPNSRQQLWSYQFNYLWKINKSLQLKLGHGQYYQTRIDTDPQVIEQAQSSIDLDFKQKGWALHQSFFRNDGDSSIAGSESRLSFFCKQKFQLDQSASFYHQNSNWEWFTRTFLKYIPYPGWNLNASFQAFRGNTFQLVNGAQFISSLDVYAPHAQSSPNFFKPYTNFSIGASKLFQLSSKLNGLVFINMANVFDFKNENSISYNYDYSNYNSNYLTRRSLYAGIIFNIVND; translated from the coding sequence ATGATGAAGAAGTTATTGTGTTTAATAGGCTTGTTTTTTACCTTGAACAGTGTGTTGGGACAAATATCAATCTCTGGGAAGATCGTTTCAAATGATGAACCGCTTCCCGGAGCCCATATTTGGATGAAAAGCAATTATAACATTAATGCTGTGACGAATAGCAATGGCTACTTTAAAATAGCGGGTCTTAACATCGGTGATACCTTAGTTTGCAGTTTTATTGGATATAAAGAAAGGATACTTATTGTAGCTGAGCAGGATGATAATGTCCTGATTAATATGGAACCTTTTTCCCAACAGTTGGAAATTGTTGAGGTAAAGGCCAGCGTTTTAGGAGCTGAAAACTTTGCTTTCGAGAAATTGAAACCCTTGGATATCTATACAAATCCGAACTCTAAAGCAGATGCTTTGGTAGCTATTAATACACAGATGTCATCAACTACGAAAGATGAAAATGCGGCTGTAGCATTTAGGGGTGCTTCACCGCAACAAACCGGTTACTTCTTGAATGGGGTTCCTGTAAAGAATCCTGTTAAATATGCACAATTAACGAATACTGGAACACTTAGTATTTTCAATACCGATTTTCTAAAAAGTGCTACCGTTTTTCCAGGAAATCCACCGGTAGAATATGGTCAAGCTACCTCCGGTACTGTAGTGCTAGAACTAGCAGATCGATTTCCAGACTATTGGCAACATACGGCTAGTATATCTATGGCCAACCTAGGATATTCAGCTCGTGGAAAGCTTGGAGAAAAATCTAATTTAGGGGTTTTTGGAAATTATCAGTTTGATGAAATCTTAAAGGGAGTCAATACACGTAATTTTGAAGATATCAATAGTTTTAATGCCTACGAAGGCGGTGCGCTTTTCACCACCCATCAGTCATGGGGATCTCTTAAGATCTACCAGTATGGATTAGTTGATTCGTATAATTTCAATTTTGAACATCCCAGCTATCAAGATGGATTTTTACAAAATGCTGAACGAAGCATCACCACTGCTCAGTGGATACAGGATTTTGGGGCTTGGCAAGCCTCAGTGGTTGCAGGCAATTCATTTAGCCAAAACCACTATCATTTTGGTAATCTAGAATATAGTTTACAAAACAATGATCCCTATGCATCGGCAAATTTCACTTATAGTAAAGAGGGTGATGTATTTAAAACAGGCTATGCCTACTGGAACCAAAATAGTAGATTTCAGGGTAGGGTTCCCGCTTTTGCTTATGCGTTGGCACCTGAACACCCCTCAACTGCAATTGATTCAAAAGAACAGCTGCAAAGTCACGAGTATTATCTGTATGGCCGCAAAAAATGGGGTGAACATGCATTCGGTTTAGGAATGCGAACAGCTTATATTCCGAACAGTCGCCAGCAATTGTGGAGCTATCAGTTCAATTATTTATGGAAAATAAATAAAAGCCTGCAGTTGAAGTTAGGCCATGGACAATATTACCAAACGCGCATAGATACTGATCCTCAAGTAATAGAACAGGCTCAATCAAGTATTGATTTGGATTTCAAACAAAAGGGCTGGGCACTGCATCAAAGTTTTTTCCGAAATGACGGAGATAGCTCAATTGCCGGCAGCGAGAGTAGATTAAGTTTTTTCTGTAAACAGAAATTTCAGCTAGATCAATCAGCTTCATTTTATCATCAAAATAGCAACTGGGAATGGTTTACTCGTACTTTTTTAAAGTATATTCCTTACCCAGGATGGAATTTGAATGCTTCATTTCAAGCCTTCAGAGGAAATACTTTTCAATTAGTGAATGGTGCTCAATTTATTTCAAGCTTAGATGTATATGCACCTCATGCGCAATCATCGCCTAACTTCTTTAAGCCTTATACAAATTTCTCTATAGGAGCAAGCAAGTTGTTTCAATTGTCAAGTAAACTAAATGGTCTTGTCTTTATTAATATGGCCAATGTCTTTGATTTCAAAAATGAAAACTCGATCAGCTACAATTATGATTACAGTAACTATAATTCCAATTATCTTACCAGAAGGAGTTTATATGCTGGTATAATATTCAATATTGTGAATGATTAG
- a CDS encoding OprD family outer membrane porin: MKYYSYIIVLLLSPLFLKAQNNHQQFESIDSVKHGSFNPNEAHSFHDWFKKGHVSGLFRSNSIQTYRPKSEIFSAASGLGGRIYYHSAYWHGFQMGIGGIYTYNILSTDLSDSPETPYIPKWERQLFDLENPDNKHDLDRLEELFIKYRYKDSYIKIGKMLVNTPLVNPQDSRMKPSAFQGIWLDWNEGHRFELNGGFFNKVSPRSTTEWIPTNESIRLYDHLLDPENEDASIKTRGLIILGGHYIPNETIRFHSWQYYIDKVSLLSFNQIEYHRTKTKLGFQYLYQHSLGENHYLNLNHQAHLLSGHLKWINDKWQLSYNQTLSLTGDALKFPAEWGAEPFYTFISRHRIEGLDNINSKAIKIDLQPFDGWNALNIGVYGIHTRFGTDLKGNSLTQFSIDLQTHFRGDWKALKLRLLNSYFHSNGITEGSFLSEPIFHSQMILNYQF; encoded by the coding sequence ATGAAATATTATTCATATATAATAGTACTGCTCTTGTCTCCACTATTCTTAAAGGCGCAGAATAACCATCAACAATTTGAGTCTATAGATTCTGTAAAACATGGTTCATTCAATCCTAATGAGGCGCATAGTTTTCATGACTGGTTTAAAAAAGGACATGTAAGCGGATTGTTCCGAAGTAATTCGATTCAAACCTATAGACCAAAAAGTGAAATTTTTAGTGCTGCCTCCGGATTAGGTGGGAGAATTTATTACCATAGTGCTTATTGGCATGGTTTTCAAATGGGGATTGGTGGGATTTATACTTATAATATCTTATCAACAGATTTGAGTGATTCTCCTGAAACTCCTTACATCCCGAAATGGGAACGCCAATTATTTGATTTGGAAAATCCGGATAATAAACATGATTTAGACCGACTCGAAGAGCTTTTTATTAAATATCGCTACAAAGATTCCTACATTAAAATCGGAAAAATGCTGGTAAATACTCCGCTGGTAAATCCACAAGATTCCCGAATGAAACCATCAGCTTTTCAGGGAATTTGGTTGGATTGGAATGAGGGTCACCGCTTCGAATTAAATGGAGGATTTTTCAATAAAGTTTCTCCAAGATCCACAACAGAATGGATTCCAACCAATGAAAGCATTAGACTTTATGACCACTTGCTAGATCCTGAAAATGAAGATGCAAGCATTAAAACAAGAGGACTTATCATTTTAGGAGGGCATTATATACCTAATGAAACCATTAGATTCCATAGCTGGCAATATTATATTGATAAGGTGAGTCTATTGTCTTTCAATCAAATAGAATACCATCGGACTAAAACGAAGCTGGGCTTTCAATATCTTTACCAGCATTCACTGGGAGAAAACCATTATCTTAACCTGAACCACCAAGCTCATCTTCTATCGGGGCATCTGAAATGGATCAATGATAAGTGGCAGCTATCTTATAATCAAACATTAAGTTTAACCGGTGATGCTTTGAAGTTTCCAGCAGAATGGGGAGCAGAACCATTTTATACATTTATTAGCCGCCATAGAATAGAAGGATTGGATAATATAAATAGCAAAGCAATCAAAATTGACCTACAACCATTTGATGGCTGGAATGCTTTAAATATAGGGGTCTATGGAATCCATACCCGATTCGGAACAGATTTAAAGGGGAATTCTCTAACGCAGTTTAGCATTGATCTACAAACTCATTTTAGAGGTGATTGGAAAGCATTAAAATTAAGACTTCTAAATTCCTACTTTCACTCTAATGGCATTACTGAAGGTTCGTTTCTAAGTGAGCCTATATTTCATTCTCAAATGATTTTAAACTACCAATTCTAA
- a CDS encoding tetratricopeptide repeat protein, whose amino-acid sequence MKKFRMFLAVVLMIVINSQLSKAQKADSLMYKAYLLSSENLWESSLNQSDKEWSLQKAIAYYGILNNTMVSSNEEKFDEFVDPALEYLESLEEQGIHKAEAMALRSSIYGFIMAYSPWKGMYYGPKSSSAIESALEKNSDSPIVNMISGTSLFYTPETFGGDKEAAVKTFEKAIALYEKANYRGWLYLNTLASLGKAYQATGQNNRAIEVYEKALTVEPNFKWVSSQLLPEAKRSK is encoded by the coding sequence ATGAAAAAGTTTAGAATGTTTTTAGCAGTTGTTTTGATGATTGTAATCAATTCACAATTAAGTAAAGCGCAGAAAGCAGATAGTTTAATGTATAAAGCATATCTGTTGAGCAGTGAAAATTTATGGGAGTCGTCACTTAATCAATCTGATAAGGAGTGGTCACTACAGAAAGCAATAGCTTACTATGGGATTTTGAATAATACAATGGTTTCATCCAATGAGGAAAAGTTTGATGAATTTGTTGATCCCGCTTTAGAATACCTTGAAAGTCTAGAAGAGCAAGGAATTCATAAGGCAGAAGCGATGGCGCTTCGATCTTCCATCTATGGTTTTATCATGGCTTATTCTCCTTGGAAAGGCATGTACTATGGGCCTAAAAGCTCAAGTGCAATTGAAAGTGCTTTAGAGAAGAATAGTGATTCACCGATTGTTAATATGATTTCAGGAACTTCACTATTCTATACTCCGGAAACTTTTGGTGGTGATAAAGAAGCTGCAGTGAAGACTTTTGAAAAAGCAATAGCGCTATATGAAAAGGCAAATTATAGAGGATGGCTATACTTAAATACATTGGCTAGTTTAGGGAAGGCATACCAAGCTACTGGTCAAAATAATAGAGCTATTGAAGTGTACGAAAAGGCTCTAACTGTTGAGCCAAACTTTAAATGGGTATCCTCTCAACTATTGCCTGAAGCTAAAAGAAGTAAATAA
- a CDS encoding winged helix-turn-helix domain-containing protein, which yields MFEPLDPLLHSQLRLAVMSLLMNVEEADFNYIKEKTSATSGNLSVQVNKLKDAGYIKVEKTFKDNYPHTSCRITDQGVDAFETYLNALRSYIKPTD from the coding sequence ATGTTTGAACCATTAGATCCTTTATTACATTCGCAGTTACGCTTGGCTGTTATGAGTTTGTTAATGAATGTTGAAGAGGCGGACTTTAATTATATAAAGGAGAAAACAAGTGCCACTTCAGGAAATTTGAGCGTTCAGGTTAATAAATTGAAGGATGCTGGATATATAAAAGTTGAAAAGACTTTTAAGGATAATTATCCGCACACAAGTTGTAGAATAACAGATCAAGGCGTTGATGCATTTGAGACGTATTTAAACGCATTGCGGTCGTACATTAAACCGACAGATTGA
- a CDS encoding tetratricopeptide repeat-containing sensor histidine kinase gives MIINFTIGFDQDVKAYSHFLQKGDSSLSVQDYSSAVHFYSKIEEGSISFKSEKEKLTYFLNFSDALYTIGDYPDALVKYEKLKALAIQNQNRNIQGQAHIGIAHSLWRMTDNVRSIEEILTGIEIFKELKDTSNLITASNILAGIYVSLNKFDEAKQIYQEMLENAIRSNDSANIAGNFEYVGIVDFFQGDFESAIRNYEKSLQINQKLNNAFGTAINISNLAESYLELGQYEKAKVLLHQSTDLQEKHQFKSVLIFSYYTLGKVYTELQAFDSGIYYYENSLEMMDETSEIRDRQEVYRLIAENYAKQGAFETAYKYHQFHSIAKDSLIASERSRELEEIKTRYEVEDKIRENNNLIIQNSEKQKELAAQKELIQLQYFIGASIAIFLIISIFLAYKLYKARQTLLNANKSKDRLFGIIAHDLKGPIGNIEAMLTLLQKEESESRKSLYVDYLTKSVQNLSLLTSQLLSWTFSRSGDFDFTFKKLNIREIAGRSIALFDYQLAGKRIKIINSIDKDLVVLADENALLTVFRNILSNSVKFTDKGGEIRLDAEKHNSFVQVRIRDNGVGMSKIAIQKVLEGKHVVSSSGTENEKGSGLGFSIVIEFVRKLKGKINIDSDGENGTTVIIQLKKA, from the coding sequence TTGATTATAAATTTTACTATAGGCTTTGATCAAGACGTCAAAGCCTATTCACATTTCCTTCAAAAAGGAGATTCTTCTCTAAGCGTTCAAGACTATTCCTCTGCAGTTCATTTTTATTCTAAAATTGAAGAGGGTTCCATTTCCTTTAAATCAGAAAAAGAGAAGCTTACTTATTTCTTAAACTTTTCTGATGCATTGTACACCATCGGAGATTATCCCGATGCCTTGGTGAAGTATGAAAAACTGAAAGCACTGGCAATACAAAATCAGAATAGAAATATTCAGGGTCAAGCTCATATCGGGATAGCCCATTCTCTGTGGAGAATGACAGATAATGTAAGATCAATTGAAGAGATTTTGACAGGGATCGAAATTTTTAAGGAACTTAAAGACACTTCAAACCTTATCACTGCATCAAATATTTTAGCTGGGATTTATGTTAGTCTTAATAAATTTGACGAAGCTAAGCAAATCTACCAGGAGATGCTGGAAAATGCGATTCGATCGAATGACTCAGCAAATATTGCTGGGAATTTTGAATATGTAGGAATAGTAGATTTCTTTCAAGGCGATTTCGAAAGTGCCATTCGCAACTATGAAAAATCCTTGCAGATTAACCAAAAACTGAATAACGCTTTTGGAACAGCTATAAATATATCCAATTTGGCTGAATCCTACCTGGAGCTTGGCCAATATGAAAAAGCAAAAGTATTACTGCATCAGTCAACTGACTTACAAGAAAAACATCAGTTTAAATCAGTTTTGATTTTCAGTTATTATACATTAGGAAAAGTTTACACAGAGCTTCAGGCCTTCGATAGCGGGATTTATTACTATGAAAATTCGCTTGAGATGATGGATGAAACATCAGAAATAAGAGATAGACAGGAGGTGTACAGATTAATTGCCGAAAATTATGCAAAACAGGGAGCATTTGAAACAGCTTACAAATACCACCAATTCCATAGTATTGCAAAAGACTCGCTAATTGCATCGGAGAGAAGCCGTGAACTTGAAGAGATAAAGACACGCTATGAAGTGGAAGATAAAATAAGAGAGAATAACAATTTGATAATTCAAAATTCAGAAAAGCAGAAGGAATTGGCTGCCCAAAAAGAACTGATCCAGTTGCAATATTTCATAGGAGCTTCAATTGCTATTTTCCTTATTATTTCTATTTTTTTAGCATATAAATTATATAAAGCCAGGCAAACGCTATTAAATGCCAATAAAAGTAAAGATAGACTATTTGGAATTATTGCTCATGATTTGAAAGGGCCTATCGGGAATATTGAAGCAATGCTAACATTGTTACAAAAAGAGGAGAGTGAAAGCAGAAAATCTCTTTATGTGGATTATTTAACCAAATCGGTGCAGAATTTATCATTACTAACTAGCCAATTGCTGTCGTGGACTTTTAGTCGGTCTGGTGATTTTGATTTTACATTCAAGAAGCTAAATATTCGCGAAATTGCAGGAAGAAGCATTGCGCTATTTGATTATCAGTTAGCAGGAAAGCGTATTAAAATTATTAATTCAATTGATAAAGACCTCGTGGTCTTAGCAGATGAAAACGCACTTTTAACAGTCTTTAGAAATATTCTTTCCAATTCAGTAAAGTTTACTGACAAGGGAGGTGAGATTAGACTAGATGCAGAAAAGCACAACTCTTTTGTTCAAGTTCGGATTCGAGATAACGGAGTGGGAATGTCGAAAATTGCAATCCAAAAGGTTTTAGAAGGTAAGCATGTGGTGAGTAGCTCAGGAACTGAAAATGAAAAAGGAAGTGGATTAGGCTTTTCTATAGTGATAGAATTTGTAAGGAAACTAAAAGGAAAAATTAATATTGACAGTGATGGAGAAAATGGAACAACTGTGATCATACAATTAAAAAAGGCGTGA